Proteins from a genomic interval of Leeia speluncae:
- the yidD gene encoding membrane protein insertion efficiency factor YidD: MTRLLLLLIRAYQLLVSSWRPATCRFYPSCSSYAQHALIKHGAIKGSWLTLKRILRCHPFSAGGHDPVP, encoded by the coding sequence ATGACACGTTTGCTGCTGCTTTTGATTCGTGCATATCAGTTGCTGGTCAGCTCATGGCGACCAGCAACTTGTCGTTTTTATCCTTCCTGCTCTTCGTATGCCCAGCACGCCCTGATCAAACATGGTGCGATCAAAGGCAGCTGGCTTACGCTCAAACGCATCCTTCGATGCCATCCGTTTTCTGCGGGTGGTCACGATCCTGTCCCTTGA
- a CDS encoding helix-turn-helix transcriptional regulator: MSNTPIQIIRRPAVETMTGLSRATIYDKLNTKSPRHDPSFPKQINLGADAVGWLKHEVEAWILARVEQSRKAA; encoded by the coding sequence ATGAGCAACACACCAATCCAAATCATCCGCCGCCCTGCTGTTGAAACCATGACAGGGCTTTCCCGTGCCACGATCTACGACAAGCTAAACACCAAGTCACCACGGCACGACCCATCGTTTCCCAAGCAAATCAATCTTGGTGCTGATGCCGTGGGCTGGCTAAAGCACGAGGTAGAGGCATGGATTCTTGCCCGTGTAGAACAAAGCCGTAAAGCAGCGTAA
- a CDS encoding helix-turn-helix domain-containing protein, with protein MQNRTYLNLSFYIADGALLQTDHPIHSAPFHSKVRPVTDEQMQGDGFALCQSYINKDGTLTRYFRQGDELMFFEVVEPGGEMLSVLLECEATLPHALQTIQHFEWAWSITDARIEQIMHAYHGDQSPRKKPNVTGQQADVLEAIRKAKGGILSLELTANQSIPQACARVCELRDMGFQIRTNLQSSVIFRGKVRHHVALYTLDSPEWLQPMPKEAA; from the coding sequence ATGCAAAACAGAACCTATCTCAATCTATCGTTTTACATTGCTGATGGTGCGCTACTGCAAACCGATCATCCCATCCATTCAGCCCCTTTTCACAGCAAGGTTAGGCCTGTTACAGACGAGCAAATGCAAGGGGATGGGTTTGCCTTGTGTCAGAGCTATATCAACAAAGATGGCACGCTAACCCGCTATTTCCGCCAAGGTGATGAACTGATGTTCTTTGAAGTGGTGGAACCAGGCGGAGAGATGCTTTCTGTACTCTTGGAATGTGAGGCGACCTTGCCCCATGCCCTACAAACCATTCAGCACTTTGAATGGGCATGGTCGATTACCGATGCACGGATAGAGCAGATCATGCACGCCTATCATGGCGATCAATCACCAAGGAAAAAGCCTAATGTCACAGGTCAGCAAGCAGATGTACTAGAGGCAATTCGTAAGGCTAAAGGGGGCATTCTCTCGTTAGAGCTAACGGCTAACCAATCTATACCTCAGGCATGCGCCCGTGTGTGTGAGTTACGGGATATGGGTTTTCAAATCAGAACAAACCTGCAATCTAGCGTTATTTTCCGTGGAAAAGTAAGACATCACGTAGCCCTATATACGCTTGATAGCCCTGAATGGCTCCAACCAATGCCAAAGGAGGCTGCATAA
- the yidC gene encoding membrane protein insertase YidC yields the protein MEFKRLILFIAISIATLFLWQEYQVKTNPALFAEQPASAEKTSSAPATSSAPVVQPEATTLENGSRIKVKTDLISAEIDTVGGDIRHLELFKHLADNGSKQPFVLMQSTKEATYVAQSGFTNAGFPNHKTHFTAAATNYALAEGQDKLVVKLDAPAENGITVSKLMTFHRGNYAIDVTYQIKNDSGKPITPNAYYRILRDGADPASNMMFSSAFHGAAVYTEQKKYQKVSFSDIDKNKENFVTRCSTGWVGMVQHYFISVWLPPAAKDAASDDCAKNADRTFELKKQSNGLYSMGTIVNLPAVAAGKTQDYTVQLYSGPEDSAAMDKVSPSLTLTKDYGIFRIFADPLFWLLVKLHALVGNWGWAIILLTVLIKAVFYYPSAASYRSMAKMRDIAPRLQSIREKFGDDRQKQHQAMMELYKTEKINPLGGCLPMLIQIPVFMGLYWCLLGAVELRHAPWMFWIQDLSHADPYYILPLIMAVSMWYQTTLNPPPADPMQAKMMKIMPLMFSVFFFFSPSGLVLYWLVNNILSIIQQKVIYKTMGSKK from the coding sequence ATGGAATTCAAACGTCTCATTCTGTTTATCGCCATTTCGATTGCTACGCTATTTTTGTGGCAAGAGTATCAGGTGAAAACAAACCCAGCGTTGTTTGCTGAACAGCCTGCTTCTGCAGAAAAAACAAGCTCTGCGCCAGCTACATCTAGCGCCCCAGTGGTGCAACCAGAAGCAACAACACTAGAAAATGGAAGCCGAATCAAGGTTAAAACCGATTTGATTTCAGCTGAAATTGACACCGTTGGCGGTGATATCCGTCACCTAGAGTTGTTCAAGCATTTGGCAGACAATGGTAGCAAACAGCCATTTGTATTAATGCAATCGACTAAAGAGGCAACTTACGTTGCACAAAGTGGATTTACTAATGCAGGTTTTCCAAATCACAAAACGCATTTCACAGCAGCTGCAACGAATTATGCATTGGCAGAAGGCCAAGATAAACTGGTTGTGAAGCTAGATGCGCCAGCTGAAAATGGTATTACGGTGAGTAAGTTAATGACTTTCCATCGTGGCAATTATGCAATTGATGTGACTTATCAGATCAAAAATGATTCTGGTAAACCAATTACACCAAATGCTTACTATCGCATTTTGCGTGATGGTGCAGACCCAGCTTCAAACATGATGTTTTCTTCTGCTTTCCATGGCGCAGCGGTATATACCGAACAGAAGAAATACCAAAAAGTTAGCTTTAGCGACATCGACAAAAACAAAGAAAACTTTGTTACTCGTTGTAGCACCGGTTGGGTAGGTATGGTTCAACACTACTTCATTAGTGTTTGGTTACCACCAGCTGCTAAAGATGCTGCTTCTGACGATTGTGCTAAAAATGCTGACCGTACTTTCGAGCTGAAAAAGCAATCTAACGGTTTGTACTCGATGGGTACGATTGTGAATTTACCAGCAGTTGCTGCAGGTAAAACACAAGATTACACCGTGCAATTGTACTCTGGCCCTGAAGACAGTGCGGCAATGGATAAGGTTTCACCTAGCCTAACACTGACTAAAGACTATGGTATTTTCCGCATTTTTGCTGATCCACTATTCTGGTTATTGGTGAAATTGCATGCATTGGTTGGCAACTGGGGTTGGGCAATTATTCTGCTGACCGTGCTAATTAAAGCGGTGTTCTATTACCCGTCTGCTGCAAGTTACCGCTCAATGGCAAAAATGCGTGATATCGCACCTCGCCTACAAAGCATTCGCGAGAAGTTTGGTGATGATCGTCAGAAACAACACCAAGCAATGATGGAACTGTATAAAACAGAGAAGATCAATCCATTAGGCGGTTGTTTGCCAATGTTGATTCAGATTCCTGTGTTTATGGGCTTGTACTGGTGCTTGTTGGGTGCGGTGGAATTACGTCATGCACCTTGGATGTTCTGGATTCAAGATTTGTCTCATGCGGATCCATACTACATCTTGCCGTTGATTATGGCGGTTTCTATGTGGTACCAAACCACCTTGAACCCACCACCTGCAGATCCAATGCAGGCAAAAATGATGAAGATTATGCCGCTTATGTTTAGCGTGTTCTTCTTCTTCTCTCCAAGCGGTTTGGTGTTGTACTGGTTGGTGAACAATATCTTGTCGATCATTCAGCAAAAAGTGATCTACAAAACGATGGGTAGTAAAAAGTAA
- a CDS encoding DUF7146 domain-containing protein, which translates to MSNPQIDFQRIRAIACGNWKQILTDAGLHQAYLTGRHTPCPFCGGKDRFRFIDSGKLGTWICSQCQPENGDGFQLLARVLDCDIKGAFLYVARAFRLITPSPSESPRKAFIPCKAANDTTTAEQRHQQAKKAAEKAQGIWQQGHPITSGSPVGLYLKSRGLMLDAYPDSLRFHTSLDYWQVGADGKPEKLGNYPAMIARIENPAGELVGLHITYLTPHGRKADVPKPKKITHGTDLQNAAIRLFHANSTLGIAEGIETALAAYLMAQMPVWAGISAWGMENIVLPYVVKEVVIFADHDKAGAHAANMLAMRLMTKGLTVRILTPTEQGQDWNDHLQQLQGRAA; encoded by the coding sequence ATGAGTAACCCCCAAATAGATTTTCAGCGGATCCGCGCCATCGCATGCGGCAACTGGAAGCAAATATTAACGGATGCGGGATTGCATCAAGCCTATCTGACAGGTAGGCATACACCCTGCCCGTTTTGCGGGGGTAAAGACCGTTTCCGCTTCATTGATTCGGGCAAGTTAGGCACATGGATTTGTAGCCAATGCCAGCCAGAGAACGGAGATGGCTTTCAGCTACTGGCTAGGGTACTGGATTGCGATATTAAGGGGGCGTTCCTATATGTTGCCCGTGCATTCCGTTTGATTACCCCTAGCCCGTCAGAATCGCCCCGTAAAGCGTTTATCCCATGCAAGGCGGCTAACGATACCACCACAGCAGAACAACGCCACCAGCAGGCTAAAAAGGCGGCAGAGAAAGCCCAAGGGATATGGCAGCAAGGCCACCCGATAACCAGCGGCTCACCTGTCGGCCTGTACCTCAAAAGCCGTGGGCTGATGCTGGATGCTTACCCTGATTCGCTACGCTTTCATACAAGCTTGGATTACTGGCAAGTGGGGGCAGATGGTAAGCCGGAGAAGCTAGGCAATTACCCTGCCATGATTGCCCGTATCGAGAACCCCGCGGGTGAGCTAGTGGGCTTGCATATCACCTATCTAACGCCACACGGCAGAAAAGCAGACGTACCCAAGCCAAAGAAGATTACCCACGGGACAGACCTGCAAAACGCCGCTATACGGCTTTTTCATGCAAATAGCACCTTGGGTATAGCAGAGGGCATAGAAACCGCGCTAGCGGCTTATCTGATGGCGCAAATGCCAGTATGGGCGGGTATCAGTGCATGGGGGATGGAAAACATTGTTTTACCGTATGTTGTGAAAGAGGTAGTGATATTTGCCGACCATGACAAGGCGGGAGCACATGCCGCCAATATGCTGGCTATGCGCTTAATGACCAAAGGGCTAACCGTTCGCATCCTTACCCCTACCGAACAGGGGCAGGACTGGAACGACCACTTGCAGCAACTACAAGGGAGGGCGGCTTAA
- a CDS encoding DUF3631 domain-containing protein, producing MEYVDDKTLSLFGDDTPAQADAAPALPSLPMLDVAATPPVNALDVESDDQTIERLASLSELQYERVREAAAAKIAIRPTILDKLVRAKRKEHEAANSTDKGQAVEFDDPMPCLLPVDGDELLTDVCQTIRRYIICDQETAIAASLWVCMTWLIDHVSIAPIANITAPERNCGKSEMLAMLGKLSRRAMTVSNISPAALYRAVEKWRPTLLIDEADASADNNEDLRGLLNSGHTRDSAYVLRVVGDELEPRRFSTWGAKAIAGIGKRAGTIESRSIPLAMRRKLPHETTERRRSKQAEAFFLDLKSRIARWTEDNAEQITNVLPSIPNGLNNRTADNWEPLLAIADAAGAGWSDKARKAALKLSGVEDAPSVDQELLADIRDIFADKDADKISSKDLIDALVSDDEKMWRTYNRGREMTPKQLVNRLKSFGIGSSVLRIGFSTARGYRKDDFEDAFKRYLPDVTLPNVTLLQPSNHAGCSDFAHVTSKNHVTHEKRLEASIHTGCYDVTHRTSQNSEMGKSYANTAPANAPQMTLQATGTDGIEVDL from the coding sequence ATGGAGTACGTAGACGACAAAACCCTAAGCCTGTTTGGTGATGATACACCAGCCCAAGCAGATGCAGCACCAGCCCTGCCAAGTTTGCCAATGCTGGATGTAGCCGCTACCCCACCCGTGAATGCCCTGGACGTGGAAAGTGATGATCAAACCATCGAGCGGCTGGCCTCATTATCCGAATTGCAGTATGAGCGGGTAAGAGAGGCGGCGGCAGCTAAAATTGCTATCCGCCCTACCATTCTGGATAAGCTAGTCAGGGCAAAGCGTAAAGAGCATGAGGCGGCAAACAGTACAGACAAAGGGCAAGCGGTAGAGTTTGACGACCCTATGCCCTGCTTATTGCCTGTTGATGGTGACGAGCTACTAACTGATGTTTGCCAGACAATCCGCCGCTACATCATTTGCGATCAGGAAACGGCGATTGCCGCTAGCCTATGGGTTTGCATGACTTGGTTAATTGATCATGTGAGCATTGCGCCAATTGCCAACATCACCGCCCCTGAGCGCAATTGCGGAAAGTCTGAAATGCTGGCCATGCTAGGCAAGCTATCCAGACGAGCAATGACCGTTTCCAATATCTCACCCGCCGCGCTATATCGTGCGGTAGAGAAATGGCGGCCAACCCTATTGATTGACGAGGCAGACGCTAGCGCAGACAACAACGAGGACTTGCGCGGCCTGCTTAACAGTGGACACACCAGAGACAGTGCATACGTGTTGCGCGTGGTAGGTGATGAACTAGAGCCACGGCGATTCAGCACATGGGGTGCAAAGGCCATTGCAGGCATTGGAAAACGTGCAGGCACGATAGAAAGCCGATCTATACCCCTTGCCATGCGCCGGAAACTACCCCATGAAACTACTGAGCGCAGACGCAGCAAACAGGCGGAGGCGTTTTTCCTAGACCTGAAAAGCCGCATTGCACGATGGACAGAGGATAACGCCGAACAAATCACCAATGTCCTACCAAGCATACCCAATGGTTTAAACAATCGAACTGCTGACAACTGGGAGCCACTACTAGCGATTGCTGATGCGGCTGGTGCTGGATGGTCAGACAAGGCAAGGAAAGCGGCGCTCAAACTTTCAGGGGTGGAAGATGCCCCAAGTGTTGATCAAGAGTTGCTAGCCGATATTCGAGATATTTTTGCAGACAAGGATGCGGACAAGATTAGCAGCAAAGATTTGATTGATGCTTTGGTTAGTGATGATGAAAAGATGTGGCGCACCTATAACCGTGGCCGTGAGATGACGCCCAAGCAATTGGTGAACAGGCTCAAGTCATTTGGGATTGGCTCAAGTGTGTTACGGATAGGTTTTTCTACTGCGAGAGGCTACCGAAAAGATGATTTTGAAGATGCATTTAAGCGTTATTTGCCTGATGTAACACTTCCAAACGTAACATTGTTACAACCCAGTAACCATGCGGGTTGCAGCGATTTTGCACACGTAACATCAAAAAACCATGTTACACATGAAAAACGGCTGGAAGCTAGTATCCATACGGGTTGTTACGATGTTACACATAGAACATCACAAAATAGCGAAATGGGGAAAAGTTACGCTAACACAGCACCAGCAAACGCCCCACAAATGACGTTACAAGCAACCGGAACAGATGGCATAGAGGTGGATCTATGA
- a CDS encoding HD domain-containing protein encodes MLTPRFSAAVSFAVTAHGDQCRKGGNIPYVSHLLAVAGLVLEHGGSEDEAIAGLLHDVLEDVGEELATDIEAQFGTAVLEIVSACSDSIEGLDRGAASWRQRKELYLTNLPNKSPSALLVTACDKLHNARSLLSDFYQIGFSVFDRFNAGMDATLWYQQSIASALRQYYPSPVSDELARVVDELIQQVQMGSV; translated from the coding sequence ATGCTAACTCCTCGTTTTTCTGCGGCGGTTTCTTTTGCGGTAACTGCACACGGTGATCAGTGCCGCAAAGGTGGCAATATTCCCTATGTGTCTCATCTACTTGCTGTTGCGGGTTTGGTGCTAGAGCATGGTGGCTCGGAAGACGAAGCGATTGCGGGCTTGTTGCATGACGTATTAGAAGACGTTGGGGAAGAGCTAGCTACTGATATCGAAGCGCAATTTGGTACGGCGGTACTAGAGATTGTCTCTGCATGTTCAGACTCTATTGAAGGATTGGACAGAGGTGCTGCTAGTTGGCGGCAACGAAAAGAATTGTATTTGACTAACCTTCCCAACAAATCACCTTCTGCATTATTAGTTACCGCGTGCGATAAATTGCATAATGCACGATCACTCCTTTCTGATTTTTATCAGATTGGTTTTTCGGTGTTTGATCGGTTTAATGCGGGTATGGATGCTACGCTATGGTATCAGCAATCGATTGCTTCGGCGTTAAGACAATATTATCCATCCCCTGTTTCTGACGAGTTGGCTAGGGTTGTCGATGAATTAATTCAACAGGTTCAAATGGGTTCAGTCTAG
- the mnmE gene encoding tRNA uridine-5-carboxymethylaminomethyl(34) synthesis GTPase MnmE produces MLQTDTIAAIATAPGRGGVGVIRISGKDLLPFAQAISGKQPEPRMATLAGFRDEDASLIDSGLVLYFPAPHSFTGEDVIELQGHGGPAVLQRLLKRCVELGARLAEPGEFTKRAFMNDKLDLAQAESVADLIEASSEEAAKSAMRSLSGEFSSQVNTLVEGLINLRMLVEATLDFPEEDIDFLEAADAAGKLTALREHLSRLQRSAGQGRLLRDGMNVVLVGQPNVGKSSLMNQLAGDEVAIVTDIAGTTRDTLRELIHLEGIPLHLIDTAGLRDTVDTVEKIGIERTWAAVNKADLVLLLVDARNGVTAEDEEILAKLPAVPRLTVHNKIDLSEHGLSEEVRDGEWHVWLSARQGQGVDLLRQRLLHQAGWQAGEGVFMARERHLIAIQMAAEHLSLAAAAGHQIEFIAEELRLAQHQLSSITGEFTADDLLGEIFSRFCIGK; encoded by the coding sequence ATGTTGCAAACGGATACGATCGCAGCAATTGCTACCGCACCTGGCCGCGGTGGCGTAGGGGTTATACGCATTTCCGGTAAAGATTTATTACCGTTTGCTCAGGCAATTTCCGGTAAGCAACCAGAACCAAGAATGGCGACGTTAGCAGGGTTTCGTGATGAGGATGCCAGCTTAATTGACAGTGGTTTGGTGCTTTATTTCCCTGCCCCTCATTCATTTACCGGTGAAGATGTGATCGAACTGCAAGGGCATGGCGGGCCTGCGGTTTTGCAGAGATTACTTAAACGCTGCGTAGAATTGGGGGCCAGATTAGCTGAACCTGGTGAATTTACCAAACGTGCTTTTATGAACGATAAACTAGATTTAGCCCAAGCTGAAAGCGTGGCGGATCTAATTGAAGCGAGTTCTGAAGAAGCGGCGAAAAGTGCAATGCGATCACTTTCTGGTGAGTTTTCTAGCCAAGTAAATACCTTGGTAGAAGGCTTGATTAACCTTAGGATGTTGGTGGAAGCGACCTTAGATTTTCCGGAAGAAGATATCGATTTCTTGGAAGCGGCAGATGCGGCAGGCAAATTAACGGCGTTGCGTGAGCATCTTTCACGACTTCAACGTTCTGCTGGGCAAGGTAGATTACTGCGTGATGGCATGAATGTGGTGTTGGTAGGTCAGCCGAATGTGGGTAAATCGAGTTTGATGAACCAGTTGGCGGGTGATGAAGTGGCGATTGTGACCGATATTGCCGGGACAACACGAGACACTTTGCGTGAGTTAATTCACCTAGAAGGGATTCCGCTGCATTTAATTGATACAGCGGGCCTGCGAGATACGGTCGATACGGTGGAGAAAATTGGGATTGAGCGTACTTGGGCGGCGGTAAACAAAGCAGATTTAGTCCTGTTGTTAGTTGATGCACGAAACGGTGTAACGGCAGAAGATGAAGAAATTCTGGCAAAATTGCCAGCCGTTCCTCGATTAACCGTTCATAACAAGATTGATCTTTCTGAACATGGGTTAAGTGAAGAAGTACGCGATGGTGAGTGGCATGTTTGGTTATCTGCAAGACAAGGCCAAGGTGTAGATTTATTGCGTCAACGATTGTTGCATCAGGCTGGTTGGCAGGCGGGTGAAGGGGTGTTTATGGCACGTGAACGCCACCTAATTGCGATTCAAATGGCGGCAGAGCATCTTTCTCTTGCAGCGGCGGCGGGCCATCAAATCGAATTTATTGCAGAAGAACTCCGCTTAGCCCAGCATCAGCTATCTTCCATTACGGGGGAATTTACTGCGGATGATTTGTTAGGCGAAATTTTTAGTCGCTTCTGTATTGGAAAGTAA
- a CDS encoding 2-isopropylmalate synthase → MQLDIERLIRDFGGPSALAEAFIQAFPDDPVTRSAIYKWRERGSIPLAHVNKLGMLANRMGKAFNIHHYFIGETTNSSETQQKVQHMSNRLYIFDTTLRDGEQSPGASMTKEEKIRIARQLEKLGVDIIEAGFAAASPGDFDAIKSIAEVVKNSTVCSLARANEKDVRTAGEAIKPAARGRIHTFIATSPIHMEKKLRMTPDQVVEAAVKAVKIAREYTDDVEFSAEDALRSDIDFLARVFSAVIEAGATTLNVPDTVGYAVPQRTEAFFRELIAKTKGGDKVIWSAHCHNDLGMAVANSLAAVMGGARQVECTINGLGERAGNASLEEIVMAVRTRHDIFGVETQVDATQIVPSSKLVSTITGYPVQPNKAIVGANAFAHESGIHQDGVLKHRETYEIMSAESVGWTANRLTLGKLSGRNAFKTKLNSLGIVLESEEALNAAFARFKELADKKREIFDEDLQALMSNESHQQEVEAFKLVSLRVHSETGEIPQASIVISSPDGEKHAESNGSGPVDASFKAIEAIVQSGSELQLYSVNAITSGTDSQGEVTVRLNKDGRVVNGQGADTDIVVASAKAYLAALSRLSHAGKLNAQTAEI, encoded by the coding sequence ATGCAATTGGACATCGAACGTCTAATCCGTGACTTCGGCGGCCCTAGCGCCCTGGCAGAAGCGTTTATCCAAGCCTTCCCAGATGATCCAGTCACTCGTTCAGCCATCTACAAATGGCGTGAACGTGGCAGCATACCGCTTGCACATGTCAATAAGCTTGGCATGTTGGCAAACCGCATGGGAAAAGCATTTAACATTCATCACTATTTTATCGGTGAAACCACTAATAGCAGTGAAACTCAACAGAAAGTCCAGCATATGAGCAACCGTTTGTATATCTTCGATACCACTTTGCGTGATGGCGAACAAAGCCCTGGCGCTTCTATGACCAAAGAAGAGAAAATCCGCATTGCGCGTCAGCTGGAAAAACTAGGTGTTGATATCATTGAAGCGGGTTTTGCAGCGGCTAGCCCAGGCGATTTCGATGCCATCAAATCCATCGCTGAAGTAGTGAAGAATTCTACTGTCTGTTCATTGGCTCGCGCCAATGAAAAAGATGTACGCACCGCCGGCGAAGCAATTAAACCTGCTGCCCGTGGCCGTATCCATACCTTTATCGCAACTAGCCCGATTCATATGGAGAAAAAACTTCGTATGACACCAGATCAGGTGGTGGAAGCAGCGGTAAAAGCAGTCAAAATTGCACGCGAATACACAGATGACGTCGAGTTTTCTGCAGAAGATGCATTGCGTTCAGATATCGATTTCTTGGCGCGTGTATTTAGCGCAGTGATCGAAGCAGGCGCGACAACATTAAACGTACCAGATACCGTCGGTTACGCTGTACCACAACGCACCGAAGCCTTCTTCCGTGAATTGATCGCAAAAACCAAAGGTGGCGATAAAGTCATTTGGTCTGCACACTGCCATAACGATTTGGGCATGGCCGTTGCCAACTCTTTGGCCGCCGTAATGGGTGGTGCTCGCCAAGTAGAATGTACCATTAACGGCTTGGGTGAGCGTGCAGGTAATGCTAGCTTGGAAGAAATCGTGATGGCAGTACGCACTCGCCACGATATTTTCGGCGTAGAAACCCAAGTAGATGCGACACAAATTGTGCCAAGCTCTAAATTGGTTTCTACCATTACTGGATATCCAGTACAGCCAAACAAAGCCATTGTGGGCGCCAATGCATTTGCGCATGAGTCTGGCATTCACCAAGATGGCGTGTTGAAACACCGTGAAACCTACGAAATCATGTCGGCAGAATCAGTGGGTTGGACAGCGAACCGCCTAACATTGGGTAAATTGTCTGGTCGCAATGCATTCAAAACCAAATTGAATTCATTAGGCATCGTGTTGGAAAGCGAAGAAGCATTAAACGCTGCGTTTGCCCGCTTTAAAGAATTGGCCGACAAAAAACGTGAGATTTTCGATGAAGACTTGCAAGCCTTGATGTCTAACGAATCTCACCAGCAAGAAGTGGAAGCATTTAAATTAGTTTCATTGCGCGTACATAGTGAAACCGGTGAAATTCCACAAGCCTCTATCGTTATTAGTTCACCTGATGGTGAGAAGCACGCAGAAAGCAATGGCTCTGGCCCTGTGGATGCATCGTTCAAAGCAATTGAAGCGATTGTGCAATCCGGTAGCGAATTACAACTTTACTCGGTCAATGCCATCACTAGTGGTACAGATAGCCAAGGCGAAGTAACTGTCCGTCTGAATAAAGATGGCCGTGTCGTCAACGGGCAGGGCGCGGATACCGATATCGTTGTCGCCAGTGCAAAAGCCTACTTAGCCGCACTTTCACGCCTAAGCCATGCGGGCAAGTTGAACGCACAAACTGCTGAAATCTGA
- a CDS encoding tyrosine-type recombinase/integrase yields MALSDTAIKALKPQEKVYTVTDDRGLYVEVFPTGGIVWRYRYRLNGKYEKLTLGKYPALSLKNARIKRDEAAAMVAQGQSPAKEKQAIKEGSSKETTFAEFAEYYFVNFQMKERKDCTIPRRVLDKDLLPFLGHKRISELTPEDARKVIWRKKDQGFDAAAANVHGLLKRICDKAIAKGVMAANPISALPARHVHKQVSRDRALTSQEIKAFLNAVYNSNIRRQFKLALHICLLTLVRKSELLLARWENVHLDIAEWHIPAEQSKTGKPHIVYLSKQTISLFQELKMLADDSELVLPGRGSLTKPFAHNAINNALKVSMRGVDIPSFTVHDLRRTAATMLNEQGYSSDVVEKSLNHTLPGIRGIYNRAEYASQRIEMLQYWADFLDSLRTHGAAVLSFRQA; encoded by the coding sequence ATGGCGCTGTCAGATACAGCTATCAAGGCACTAAAGCCACAGGAGAAGGTTTATACCGTCACCGATGACCGTGGCTTGTATGTAGAGGTTTTCCCTACTGGTGGTATTGTCTGGCGCTACCGCTATCGGCTAAATGGGAAGTACGAAAAGCTAACCCTTGGCAAATATCCTGCCCTGTCCTTAAAAAACGCCCGTATCAAACGTGATGAAGCCGCCGCAATGGTCGCCCAAGGGCAGTCGCCAGCTAAAGAAAAGCAGGCCATAAAGGAAGGAAGCAGCAAAGAAACAACCTTTGCCGAGTTTGCGGAATATTACTTTGTAAACTTCCAGATGAAAGAGCGGAAAGATTGCACGATACCGCGCAGAGTGTTGGACAAAGACTTATTGCCGTTTCTTGGACATAAGCGAATCAGCGAGCTAACACCTGAGGATGCTAGAAAAGTCATTTGGCGGAAAAAGGATCAAGGTTTTGATGCCGCCGCTGCCAATGTTCATGGCCTACTAAAGCGGATATGTGATAAAGCAATCGCCAAGGGCGTTATGGCTGCCAATCCTATTAGCGCGTTACCTGCACGGCATGTACACAAGCAAGTATCAAGAGACCGTGCACTGACTAGTCAAGAGATAAAAGCCTTCTTGAACGCGGTTTATAACTCCAATATCAGGCGTCAATTCAAGCTGGCCTTGCATATCTGCTTACTTACCCTTGTTCGTAAGTCTGAGTTGCTTCTTGCTAGGTGGGAGAACGTACACTTGGACATAGCAGAGTGGCATATTCCCGCTGAGCAATCCAAAACAGGTAAGCCACACATCGTTTATCTTTCCAAGCAGACAATCAGCCTGTTTCAAGAACTAAAAATGCTGGCAGATGATAGTGAGCTTGTATTGCCTGGGCGAGGCAGTCTAACCAAACCATTTGCCCACAATGCGATCAACAATGCGCTAAAGGTATCCATGCGCGGGGTGGATATACCTTCCTTTACTGTCCATGATCTGAGAAGAACAGCAGCCACTATGCTAAACGAACAAGGCTATTCTTCTGATGTTGTGGAGAAATCTTTAAATCACACACTGCCAGGTATAAGGGGCATTTATAACCGTGCTGAGTACGCAAGCCAACGCATAGAAATGTTGCAATATTGGGCTGATTTTCTCGACTCATTACGAACACATGGGGCGGCTGTACTCTCATTCCGGCAAGCCTAA